ACCTTTTACGAAGTTTACAGCTGATATTATAGAGTTTGCAATACAGTGCCAAAGTCAGAGCACTGGCGGTAGAATTCGCAGTAAATTCATTGCTACGTTAGCCACGCCTCTTTGGATATGGTGCAAACCTTGGCTTTAGACAAATTCAATTTGTATCTAAACATAGCTTGAATATAACATAGAATATGCTTGCTGAGTTCCCGCGTGCAATGTCTATGACAACAACTTGTTTTAGCTACTGCTGTCGTATCACGTGTCCTAAAATGATTAACTTTAGCACATAATTAGAATACACTCAAATTTCAAAGAGGAacataaaattacaaacaaaatgTTGTTACATTGCAATAGCTAATACTGTATATGACGTGTTATATATTGTCTGTCGAAAATGCCTAGATGTGAAAGGCAACAATATATTGTAGAGTTCTTTGCTTATATCAACATAAGAAATGTTAACATTCTATGGCAACCTGTAATGTTTATCAGCTGTACTAAGAACGGTATACAAGTCGTTTCCTTTTGCAAATAAAGTGGGACTCTACTCGAATAACGAGAAACAATCTAGACACGCTACGGAAACTTATAGAATACATTTGCTCCGCATTAAGTTAACCCAAAATCAATTCAGTTGCCAAGTGGCAAGTTGATTTAGGTGTTGCTTAGATGTGTTTTGCATCTCTCACTTGCTAGTTTCATAGTGAAGTAACAATGACTATCACGTGATCTTTGAGATCAGATGACGCAGCGTGGAGAAGCTTTAGTTGAAGCGAGAATCGTTAGTATCGGTGAGTACAGCCAGCTTCTTACTATTCGTTGCGGTAATTGGTCACATGACTGTACAAGCTCGAGCCATGCAGAGTAACCCTACTCTAGATGTCTTGCAATCAAGGCTGGATCTTGAAGATGAAACTCCGCATATAATTGTGTTGCACATTTAGAACTTAGATATTGAGGTATATTTAGCTGGACCTGCTTTGCAATTCATGCATGACACTCACATTTGTAACGTGCACTCTACTACTAAGAAACTCTTGTTGTGCACGCGCTTGAGATTTCGTAGTactctgtcagtgtgtgtgtgtgtgtgtgtgtgtgtgtgtgtgtgtgtgtgtgtgtgtgtgtgtgtgtgtgtgtgtgtgtgtgtatgtgtatgtatgtgtgtgtgtttgtttgtgtgtgtgtgtgtgtgtggggggggggtgtgcgggtgcgcgcgcgcgcgcgtgtgtgtgtgcgtgtctgtgtgtgtgtgtgtgtgtgtgtgtgtgtgtgtgtgtgtgtgcgtgcgtgtgtgtgtgtgtgtgtgtgtgtgtgtgtgtgtgtgtatgtgtatgtatgtgtgtgtgtttgtttgtgtgtgtgtgtgtgtggggggggtgTGCgggtgcgcgcgcgcgcgcgtgtgtgtgtgcgtgtctgtgtgtgtgtgtgtgtgtgtgtgtgcgtgtgtgtgtgcgtgtctgtgtgtgtgtgtgtgtgtgtgtgtgtgcgcgtgtgtgtgtgtgtgtgcgtgtgtgtttgtgtgtgtgtgtgtgtgtgtgtgtgtgtgtgtgcctgtgcctgtGCGTGAgggagtgtgcatgtgtccgtGCGCGTGGGCGTGGGCGTGTgcttgtagtgtgtgtgtgtgtgtgtgtgtgtgtgtgtgtgtgtgtgtgtgtgtgtctgtgtgtgtgtgtctgtgtgtctgtgtgtgtgtgtgtgtgtgtgtgtgtgtgtgtgtgtgtgtgtgtgtgtgtgtgtgtatgtgtgtatgtgtgtctgtgtctgtgtgtctgtgtgtctgtttgtgtgtgtgtgtgtgtgtgtgtgtgtgtgtgtgtgtgtgtgtgtgtgtgtgtgtgtgtgtgtgtgtgtgtgtctgtgtgtctgtgtgtgtgtgtgtgtgtgcacgcgcgccaGTGTGATGCATCCTTTCCCAATATGATGTTGGAATTCAACTTTGTTCTTTTAAAAAAATGTACCAAGAATGGATACTCAATCTCAgttgtttgttcttgttaaTGGGACTGTCAGTTGAAAGTAAGAGAACAGTCAACTGGTATGCAACTTCGTTTGATTCTTTTCCTTGGACCTCTCCATACAGGTACTGTGACAACAAGTAGATGCTTTCAATACAAAGAATGCTGGACGTGCGTTGGAGATCCCTGTTCCAGGCGCAAAGAAGCCGAAGATGTCAACAACATTTGTGTTTGGTGCGAGAACTATCCGGATGTGGGTCCAGCATGTATTTCAACTCGACAGGATCGAATGTGCTTTCCAGAAGTGATAAAGTATGCAGATCAATGCAAGACCGAAGCAGAGAAAACTACTCTTACAGGTTGACTACGTGACTGTGTATGCGTgggtgcgtgagtgtgtgatCGTGTGAGCaagagttgtgtgtgtgagtgtgtgtgtgtgtgtgtgtgtgtgtgtgtgtgtgtgtgtgtgtgtgtgtgtgtgtgtgtgtgtgtgtgtgtgtgtgtgtgtgtgtgagtgcttAGTACCACAAAGTGTACATCAacttattattataatttatagaTTCTAGACTTTCTCCCTTCATCACAAAAAACTACACTGTTCATCTTGAGTATCTAAGGTTTTCTTAGATAGTATTCCCGTTTTACCTAAACGGTAATTGAAATCTCTATTTTCATACAGAAATGATGTTTTTGGCACAATTCAAAAAGTAGTCGGAGTTCAGAATTTCAAGGTATGGATAGCACTAAACAGAGTTGTGAACACCAAATCTGTTGTAGACAAGTGTGGTCGCCATACTCCAATATCATCAATCGAAATGGACGATATTATGACGAACTCATACCCCATTGGCCGGAGAGATCGATGCTGGAACCTTGGACAAGTCAAATCAGCCCGTCCAATTCCACTAGATATCTTTAAACCTGAAGAAGGCATTGTGCTCGATTTTGGCACTTCGCCGTGTTGCTCTTGCTCGAGCAACACAAAATACATCAACACTACTGTTCTTCTAAAAGAAGGATATTGTCTACATGACTTTTTCAATTCATCAGTAACTGAAGGAAACACTGCCATGTTGACAAATTGCTCGGAAAGCAACAGTTCCCTTCAGTTTGTTGTCCAGACATCAGTGTTATGTCGAAATCATCTCGAATGGCGCCTTTCAGTAAAGAACACAACTGCGTTTTGTACAGTAATAGAATCGAAGAAATTCAGATGTAAAATTGATCTAAAATCTGCAATACCAACCGTAGTGATTGCTTCCTCTTCTCCATACTGCCAAAACAATTTCTTACTGTGGAAAAGATTTTCGAACGGCAGCAAAGTGAACGTATCTCTAAATCAGTTGCTTCTTAAAAACAACATTCAAGAAGACTCTTGCCACTTTGTTATAGATCTGCAAGTTCTGTGCAAACTATCTTTGGTTTACGTCTATGCTAATGACACACCTCAACTCATACCAATCAATGGATCTGCTTCGCTTCAAAGTAATGTCTGCGACGTAGCTAAACCATCCCACTCGCGCTGGTGGCTTGCAGTTGGAGGTGCAATTGTATGTCTGGTCATCATTACTATTTGCGTCTTAGTTTG
The DNA window shown above is from Corticium candelabrum chromosome 13, ooCorCand1.1, whole genome shotgun sequence and carries:
- the LOC134188970 gene encoding uncharacterized protein LOC134188970, which codes for MGLSVESTVTTSRCFQYKECWTCVGDPCSRRKEAEDVNNICVWCENYPDVGPACISTRQDRMCFPEVIKYADQCKTEAEKTTLTDSRLSPFITKNYTVHLEYLRNDVFGTIQKVVGVQNFKVWIALNRVVNTKSVVDKCGRHTPISSIEMDDIMTNSYPIGRRDRCWNLGQVKSARPIPLDIFKPEEGIVLDFGTSPCCSCSSNTKYINTTVLLKEGYCLHDFFNSSVTEGNTAMLTNCSESNSSLQFVVQTSVLCRNHLEWRLSVKNTTAFCTVIESKKFRCKIDLKSAIPTVVIASSSPYCQNNFLLWKRFSNGSKVNVSLNQLLLKNNIQEDSCHFVIDLQVLCKLSLVYVYANDTPQLIPINGSASLQSNVCDVAKPSHSRWWLAVGGAIVCLVIITICVLVCKRQRHSRDDYKSLRNSNPNRSEIPIESVNENCQSLSLNAQININSASATDQRMGDTGSMAEAHTEIADIQSASDKDTRRVQNGINRVEARIKQLETTVNRIETMLDKYIQAVDRSDNRT